From one Pristis pectinata isolate sPriPec2 chromosome 12, sPriPec2.1.pri, whole genome shotgun sequence genomic stretch:
- the LOC127576851 gene encoding zinc finger protein 239-like, producing MDNIRKVRFCGGRSWFRLPNGGAFSRAGFHYLECGKGFARSSHLQAHQRVHTWERPFFCSTCGKEFTQLSYLTRHQWVHTGEGPYTCSECGKGFTRSSHLLKHQRVHTGERPYTCSECGKGFTHSSNLLTHQSVHTGEKPFICSTCGKAFNQLSNLMMHQRVHTGERPFCCSTCGKGFTQLSHLTRHKRVHTGERPYTCSQCGKGFTRSSHLLRRQQVHTGERPFNCLMCGKGFTWSSELLIHQIVHTWKRPFICSTCGKGFTQSSQLLRHQWVHTGEKPYTCSECRKGFTDLSNFLRHQRVHTGEKPFTCSECRKAFRWSSDLLKHQQIHTAEKD from the exons ATGGATAACAT ACGGAAGGTGCGGTTCTGCGGCGGGAGGAGCTGGTTCCGGCTTCCGAACGGAGGAGCCTTCAGTCGAGCTGG attccaCTACTtagagtgtgggaagggctttgctcGGTCATCCCACTTGCaggcacaccagcgagttcacacctgGGAGAGGCCATTCttctgctcaacgtgtgggaaagaaTTTACTCAGTTATCCTACCTTACAAGGCACCAgtgggttcacactggggagggGCCATatacctgctctgagtgcgggaagggattcactcggtcgtcccatttgctgaagcaccagagagttcacactggggagaggccgtatacctgctccgagtgtgggaagggattcactcattcgtccaatttgctgacacaccagagcgttcacactggggagaagccgttcatctgctcaacgtgtgggaaagcaTTCAATCAGTTATCCAACCTGATgatgcaccagcgagttcacactggggagaggccgttctgctgctcaacgtgtgggaaaggatttacTCAGTTATCCCACCTTACAAGGCAcaagcgagttcacactggggagaggccgtacacctgctcacagtgcgggaagggattcactcggtcgtcccatttgctgaGGCGCCAGcaggttcacaccggggagaggccgttcaacTGCTTgatgtgcgggaagggattcacttggtcgtctgagctgctgatacaccagATAGTTCACACTTGGaagaggccgttcatctgctcaacatgcgggaagggattcactcagtcgtctcagctgctgagacaccagtgggttcacactggggagaagccgtacacctgctccgagtgtcgGAAGGGATTCACTGATTTGTCCAATTTTTtgagacaccagcgagttcacactggggagaagccattcacctgctctgagtgccgGAAGGCATTCCGTTggtcatctgacctgctgaaacaCCAGCAAATCCACACTGcggagaaagattaa